The following proteins are encoded in a genomic region of Pyrus communis chromosome 11, drPyrComm1.1, whole genome shotgun sequence:
- the LOC137708386 gene encoding zinc finger protein CONSTANS-LIKE 4-like, translated as MKNCELCRLPARIVCESDQAMLCWDCDAKVHGANFLVARHSRSLLCHGCQSPTPWNACGEKLGHTFSVCESCVVRDGSRDEEEEEVSQDGNDDEFDSDIDEIDDDDDADDDEGVGFDEGGDKQVVPLSSTATPPPPTSSASSSEQSATASNNGDGDGSEDATAVSLKRFRETASDLRSQVDDLHRSCPHRRCGSAKAARAGRTEPDDGATSVDSSRPRKDRRIDLNRPGSPSSPVIESTRRFRRQDNR; from the exons ATGAAGAACTGCGAGCTCTGCCGGCTTCCCGCGAGAATCGTCTGCGAATCGGACCAGGCGATGCTGTGCTGGGACTGCGACGCCAAGGTCCACGGCGCCAATTTTCTGGTGGCTCGCCACTCCAGGAGTCTCCTCTGCCACGGGTGCCAGTCTCCGACGCCGTGGAATGCCTGCGGCGAAAAGCTCGGCCACACTTTTTCGGTTTGCGAGAGCTGCGTTGTACGAGACGGAAGCAGagacgaggaggaggaggaggtgagcCAGGACGGTAATGATGATGAATTCGATTCCGACATCGATGAGATTGACGACGACGATGACGCCGATGATGATGAGGGTGTTGGTTTCGATGAGGGCGGAGATAAGCAGGTGGTGCCGTTGTCTTCGACGGCGACGCCGCCTCCGCCGACTTCGAGCGCATCGAGCAGCGAGCAGTCTGCGACTGCGTCCAACAATGGCGATGGAGATGGTTCCGAAGACGCCACCGCCGTGTCGTTGAAGCGATTCAGAGAAACCGCGTCTGATCTTCGCTCTCAG GTCGACGATCTCCACCGTTCATGTCCTCACCGGAGGTGTGGCTCGGCTAAGGCAGCTCGAGCGGGTCGGACCGAACCCGACGACGGAGCCACTTCGGTTGACTCATCGAGACCTCGAAAAGACCGGAGAATCGATCTTAACCGGCCGGGTTCCCCGTCCTCGCCCGTTATCGAGTCCACGAGGAGATTTCGCCGGCAAGACAATCGGTGA